A genomic window from Levilactobacillus yonginensis includes:
- a CDS encoding DUF916 and DUF3324 domain-containing protein: protein MKKWLRLLVTFGALLLAFGWFQQSARAESVGYTVGAVLPKNQDDKKVTYFALRVKPNQKQKLAIVISNTGSKKKTYQVGVNQAVTNSNGVVDYSMASPKLDSSLKVGIKDLFGNKTQRVTVPAKSKQKVYVSYKMPAKRLDGMILGGIYVKQLTANEAASNKKGVSIKNAFAYVIGLRLRESDVDVAPDMKLLSVENGQSNKYNQVEANLQNPRPGLMSNLKVKTKITKQGESKTILSNEKSSMAMAPNSNFNYAIPWGDKQLKAGTYTLTLDAYAQGGYHWHFVKDFKLTQKKIGQLQNKFNTPAPKKNYFWWFVAGGAIIILLLLVIIYLLLKNKKRDDDDDKVSKG from the coding sequence ATGAAAAAATGGTTACGGTTATTGGTAACATTTGGGGCGTTACTGTTAGCGTTCGGGTGGTTTCAGCAATCCGCACGCGCAGAAAGTGTCGGGTACACGGTTGGGGCCGTGCTACCAAAAAATCAGGACGACAAAAAGGTGACTTACTTTGCTTTACGGGTTAAACCCAATCAAAAGCAGAAGTTAGCCATTGTAATCAGTAATACGGGGAGTAAGAAAAAGACGTACCAGGTTGGTGTCAATCAGGCCGTTACCAACAGTAATGGGGTCGTTGATTACAGCATGGCGAGTCCCAAGCTGGATTCTTCTTTAAAGGTGGGAATCAAGGATTTATTCGGAAACAAAACGCAGCGGGTCACCGTGCCAGCTAAGAGCAAGCAAAAAGTTTACGTTTCTTACAAGATGCCTGCTAAGCGACTGGATGGGATGATTTTAGGTGGTATTTACGTCAAGCAGCTTACGGCTAATGAAGCTGCCAGCAATAAGAAGGGGGTTAGCATCAAGAACGCCTTTGCCTACGTCATTGGTCTGCGATTGCGGGAGAGTGATGTGGACGTTGCACCGGACATGAAGCTGCTTTCAGTCGAGAACGGCCAGTCAAACAAGTACAATCAGGTGGAGGCTAACTTGCAGAACCCTCGTCCAGGTCTGATGAGCAATTTGAAGGTCAAGACGAAGATTACCAAGCAGGGCGAAAGCAAAACCATTTTAAGTAATGAAAAGTCTTCCATGGCCATGGCACCAAATAGTAACTTCAATTACGCCATTCCATGGGGTGACAAGCAGTTGAAGGCTGGTACCTATACGTTAACGCTGGATGCATATGCGCAAGGTGGGTATCACTGGCACTTCGTGAAGGACTTCAAGCTGACCCAAAAGAAGATTGGGCAACTACAAAACAAGTTTAATACACCGGCGCCTAAGAAGAACTACTTCTGGTGGTTCGTTGCCGGTGGGGCAATCATTATTCTGTTATTGTTGGTCATTATCTACTTGTTGTTGAAGAACAAGAAACGTGATGACGATGATGATAAGGTAAGCAAAGGCTAA
- a CDS encoding class A sortase, with protein MADNNKQAPKKQKKSRWRWFWSTLFVLLIVVSLGLIFNEQIKNWLISSYQPKITQKSVKKNEKKKASFDFSKVKSLDFSTVANARWNTADIHVVGEILMPQSKIHLPIARGVSNEVLALTAGTMRPDQKMGEGNYPLAGHHMSSQTILFSPLYWKTRVGQTIYLTNAKKVFVYKVSVRKFIPATDVKVVDQTKKKLVTLITCDATGANRLMIRGTYVKQMAYKNAPVSVQKGFHSGFNNK; from the coding sequence ATGGCAGATAATAACAAGCAAGCACCCAAAAAACAAAAGAAGAGTCGGTGGCGGTGGTTCTGGTCGACGCTCTTTGTCCTGTTGATTGTGGTGTCCCTGGGCTTGATTTTCAATGAGCAGATCAAAAACTGGTTGATTTCTTCCTATCAACCGAAGATTACGCAGAAGTCCGTTAAGAAAAACGAGAAGAAAAAGGCGTCGTTTGATTTCAGTAAGGTCAAGTCACTGGATTTCTCAACTGTGGCTAACGCACGGTGGAACACGGCTGATATTCACGTGGTTGGGGAGATCTTGATGCCCCAGTCTAAGATTCATTTGCCAATTGCCCGGGGAGTTAGCAACGAGGTTCTCGCGTTAACAGCGGGGACTATGCGGCCGGACCAAAAGATGGGTGAGGGGAATTATCCGCTGGCTGGGCACCACATGAGCTCACAGACGATTCTGTTTAGCCCGTTGTATTGGAAGACCCGGGTCGGGCAGACAATCTACTTAACGAACGCTAAGAAGGTTTTCGTGTACAAGGTGAGTGTGCGGAAATTTATTCCAGCGACCGACGTGAAAGTGGTTGATCAGACTAAGAAGAAGCTAGTAACTCTGATTACCTGTGATGCAACTGGAGCTAATCGATTGATGATTCGCGGAACTTACGTCAAGCAGATGGCGTACAAGAATGCACCAGTTTCCGTACAAAAAGGCTTCCATAGCGGCTTTAACAATAAATAG
- a CDS encoding type B 50S ribosomal protein L31 codes for MKQGIHPDYHEVVFQDSSTGFQFLSGSTATSDETVEWEDGNTYPLIRVEITSDSHPFYTGKQKFTTADGAVDRFNKKYGLSND; via the coding sequence ATGAAGCAAGGAATTCATCCAGATTACCACGAAGTTGTGTTCCAAGACTCAAGTACTGGTTTCCAGTTCTTGTCTGGTTCAACTGCAACTTCTGACGAAACGGTTGAATGGGAAGACGGTAACACGTACCCATTGATCCGTGTCGAAATTACTTCTGATTCCCACCCATTCTACACTGGTAAGCAAAAGTTTACTACGGCCGATGGTGCTGTGGACCGTTTCAACAAGAAGTACGGTTTGTCCAACGACTAA
- a CDS encoding lectin-like domain-containing protein — translation MKVKAILLGMIALTASLLGCHLLTAQADTDSVTVNAPAGITVGSYFSPGTIANNAAKLMDTGHGLKQAVKLTNRRVGTELGTIWTSDEAAMNLNENEKASMWLYLGNGNSSAADGIAFVMQNDDRKTGASSTNAAGQPLNGQTLGVWGGDARTDFTKTVDTQAIADSAIQKSWALEFDTFVNGTSSDLRSGSADNDFDADIAGGYPHIGSNYPGDKNSYAQGTLSNGKYYAKLNHLGVLKKSYSYLSDGFWHHLTLNWNKDAKTMTYTFGDKDPSTGEPIATVANGGTAQTATVPIDPSKLGVGSDGHVRWGFTGSTGIAKNAEENAVVFEQVPGLVNASATADITDNSQDDKVMTSTSTDKIYAGDRLSVKYHLRYDGGREPWKNVQARLRLPANVAFNDTATINYADGYQQRITGLDNSNISGQTVNVALATDHNLSGSNQTATVTLKGKGMLASGVTAATSKSTLSNFDGSNALTDASLNAFNVTQPAAGAMSMVLTSGQVGIGGTTSSETMTGAKNVTVTGKVNYVSGNASKNSDITLHPTLNGEDLTPVTLKDSDLAGQFSYTIPAASLISGLKDGNQLIMYARDQSGRSTNDTVYTVNVKEGTIKLDVPTESSFNGDDPQKLTGKSMTFAPDSNLHVSVNDTMGTGDQWTLTASADPMVAELQGNPINGDLTYVDQNGQQNSLLAGAVTIMKHTTTSDNDVVDVMQDWNKSQGLLLKTNPGLTIGTYKTTVHWTLQNTMATS, via the coding sequence TTGAAAGTCAAAGCAATTTTACTAGGGATGATTGCCTTAACGGCGAGCCTGTTAGGGTGCCATTTATTAACGGCGCAGGCAGATACGGATTCAGTTACGGTGAATGCACCGGCAGGAATCACAGTCGGTAGTTATTTCTCGCCCGGAACGATTGCCAATAATGCTGCCAAACTGATGGATACAGGGCATGGGTTAAAACAAGCCGTCAAGCTAACGAATCGGCGGGTCGGGACTGAATTGGGAACAATTTGGACCAGCGATGAAGCGGCGATGAATTTGAATGAAAATGAAAAAGCCTCGATGTGGCTTTACTTGGGTAATGGAAATTCTTCCGCTGCGGATGGAATTGCTTTTGTTATGCAAAATGATGATCGAAAAACCGGGGCCAGTTCAACTAATGCGGCCGGCCAACCACTTAATGGTCAGACCCTAGGTGTTTGGGGTGGTGACGCACGGACAGACTTTACCAAGACGGTTGATACGCAGGCAATTGCGGACAGTGCAATTCAAAAGAGCTGGGCGCTAGAATTTGATACCTTTGTGAACGGGACTTCATCTGATTTGAGAAGTGGTAGTGCGGATAACGATTTTGATGCCGACATCGCAGGCGGGTATCCACATATCGGGTCTAACTATCCTGGGGACAAGAACAGTTACGCACAGGGAACCCTTAGCAATGGTAAATACTATGCGAAGCTCAATCACTTAGGGGTTTTGAAAAAGAGTTACAGTTATCTTTCAGATGGTTTTTGGCATCACTTAACCTTGAATTGGAACAAGGATGCTAAGACCATGACTTATACGTTTGGTGATAAGGATCCGTCGACTGGCGAACCGATTGCGACCGTTGCCAATGGCGGGACGGCACAAACCGCGACCGTTCCGATTGATCCTAGCAAATTAGGCGTTGGTAGCGATGGCCACGTTCGGTGGGGCTTCACTGGCTCAACCGGGATTGCCAAGAACGCGGAAGAAAATGCGGTCGTCTTTGAGCAAGTTCCTGGGCTGGTCAATGCCAGTGCGACGGCTGATATTACCGATAATTCTCAAGATGACAAAGTGATGACTTCTACATCAACTGACAAGATTTATGCTGGTGACCGGTTATCCGTGAAATACCATTTGAGATATGATGGAGGCCGTGAACCTTGGAAAAATGTTCAGGCGAGGTTGCGGTTACCAGCCAACGTGGCGTTTAATGATACGGCGACAATTAATTACGCGGATGGTTATCAGCAACGGATTACTGGTTTAGATAATAGCAATATTTCTGGTCAAACCGTTAACGTTGCGTTAGCCACTGACCACAATTTATCGGGTAGCAACCAGACGGCCACGGTTACCTTGAAGGGAAAAGGGATGCTCGCAAGTGGTGTGACCGCGGCGACATCTAAGTCAACGCTGAGTAATTTTGATGGCTCTAACGCTTTGACCGATGCCAGCTTGAACGCCTTTAACGTGACGCAACCAGCTGCGGGGGCCATGAGTATGGTGCTGACCAGTGGTCAAGTTGGTATTGGTGGCACGACGAGTAGTGAAACTATGACTGGTGCTAAGAACGTGACGGTCACTGGGAAGGTCAACTATGTGAGTGGGAACGCCAGTAAGAATAGCGACATCACCTTACATCCCACGTTGAATGGTGAGGACCTGACTCCGGTAACCTTAAAAGACAGTGATCTGGCGGGGCAGTTTAGCTATACGATTCCGGCCGCCTCACTTATTTCTGGGCTAAAAGACGGTAATCAACTAATTATGTATGCGCGCGATCAGTCCGGGCGGTCGACCAATGATACGGTCTATACGGTCAACGTGAAGGAAGGGACGATTAAGCTTGACGTTCCTACTGAATCGTCTTTCAATGGTGATGATCCGCAAAAATTGACCGGAAAGTCGATGACTTTTGCGCCGGACAGTAATCTTCACGTGAGCGTCAACGACACCATGGGGACGGGTGACCAATGGACACTAACGGCCTCGGCAGATCCGATGGTAGCAGAGCTGCAAGGGAATCCAATCAATGGTGACCTAACGTACGTTGATCAGAATGGCCAGCAGAACAGCCTATTAGCGGGGGCCGTGACGATTATGAAACATACGACGACGTCAGACAACGATGTGGTTGATGTTATGCAGGACTGGAACAAAAGTCAGGGGCTCCTGCTGAAAACGAATCCTGGGTTAACCATCGGTACGTATAAGACGACCGTTCACTGGACGCTGCAAAATACGATGGCGACTAGTTAA
- a CDS encoding WxL domain-containing protein: protein MTKKTLQLLATTALLAGLGFNTVTASAATVNPAEKDATSVKAQTDASVSLTGGGDEGGNAAGGIHLISAPSVAFSGTLTGEQQTLNDVTFTNVVFGEQSKTPKEAADGTLVVGNQGYETGWNVQVSADAFNLNNPAAKDVNVTKDSKVLAASQLVLDASKVSAKDSNNQSASPLGNKVTLNSDGTTGNLPIFQASAGKGIGTWISQFNKETSSFVIAAGNKAGNYTSKLTWTLANTPDTTGASTQTPSTPEPAQPGQPSTDK from the coding sequence ATGACTAAGAAAACTTTACAATTACTTGCTACTACTGCACTGCTTGCTGGGTTAGGCTTTAACACTGTTACTGCTAGTGCGGCTACGGTGAACCCAGCTGAAAAAGATGCCACTTCAGTTAAGGCACAGACTGACGCTAGTGTTAGCTTAACTGGTGGTGGCGATGAAGGTGGTAACGCTGCTGGTGGTATTCACTTGATTAGTGCTCCTAGCGTTGCCTTCTCCGGTACCTTAACTGGGGAACAGCAAACCCTGAACGATGTAACTTTCACTAATGTGGTATTTGGGGAGCAGTCAAAGACTCCTAAAGAAGCCGCAGATGGTACTTTAGTTGTTGGAAACCAAGGTTATGAAACTGGTTGGAACGTTCAAGTATCCGCCGATGCGTTTAATCTCAATAACCCAGCGGCTAAGGACGTTAATGTTACAAAGGACTCAAAGGTTCTGGCAGCTTCCCAACTGGTACTAGATGCTTCAAAAGTTAGTGCTAAGGATAGCAACAACCAAAGTGCTTCACCTCTTGGTAACAAGGTAACTTTGAACTCTGACGGTACTACGGGTAACTTGCCAATTTTCCAAGCTTCTGCTGGTAAGGGTATCGGGACTTGGATTTCTCAATTCAACAAGGAAACCAGCTCATTTGTAATTGCTGCAGGTAACAAAGCTGGTAACTATACTTCTAAATTGACTTGGACGTTAGCTAACACGCCTGACACGACTGGTGCAAGTACACAAACGCCATCCACTCCAGAACCAGCGCAACCAGGACAACCATCAACTGATAAATAA
- a CDS encoding WxL domain-containing protein, producing the protein MTNKITKIVASFALAFSLSVGLLQSPASADTYGTTASTNLKPGDTSGSVKPVDPETPEKPFPGDPGDSGNGGTGSTGSLTLDYVPNLTFKQDSVTGQVINTTAENSRAFVQVSDRRYNGAGWKLYLTVGSLTGQNDHHQVTHGDLALGQSTFKPKAAGTVSGAPTATVGAKQDMTMNVAEIVAHAAPDHGLGTWMMRINANSSLPARLFVNAGEVTQQQLYTGILTWQLTDTP; encoded by the coding sequence GTGACCAACAAAATAACTAAAATAGTGGCCTCATTTGCTTTGGCCTTCAGCCTTAGCGTGGGGTTACTACAAAGCCCAGCATCAGCCGATACGTATGGAACAACTGCTTCAACGAACCTGAAGCCCGGAGATACTAGTGGATCGGTGAAACCCGTCGATCCGGAAACACCGGAGAAACCCTTTCCCGGCGATCCAGGAGATTCAGGTAACGGGGGAACTGGTTCAACCGGCTCGCTTACGTTGGACTACGTTCCGAACCTAACTTTCAAGCAAGATTCTGTGACGGGTCAAGTGATCAACACGACCGCCGAGAATTCCAGAGCCTTTGTTCAGGTCAGTGACCGGCGTTATAATGGCGCCGGTTGGAAACTGTACCTGACGGTGGGGTCCCTGACTGGTCAAAATGATCACCATCAGGTGACTCACGGCGACTTAGCTCTGGGTCAGTCAACCTTCAAGCCAAAGGCAGCAGGAACTGTCAGCGGGGCACCAACCGCAACTGTTGGTGCGAAGCAAGACATGACGATGAATGTGGCGGAAATTGTGGCGCATGCCGCACCGGACCACGGGTTAGGGACGTGGATGATGCGCATCAACGCAAATTCAAGTTTACCGGCGCGTCTGTTCGTCAATGCCGGCGAGGTAACCCAACAGCAACTTTACACGGGAATATTGACCTGGCAGTTAACAGACACACCTTAA
- a CDS encoding LPXTG cell wall anchor domain-containing protein — protein sequence MRFQKLGLLILSLLTVGWGIPTTARAADQSSGDVQQSHYSVTLTPPTTPTITTPSGSVSGGHDGDLVSGGGADDGNPGTTSKPVNTSTSGGQGATASPATGSSPTNQTSKGRLPQTSEAWFGLGTMAGIILLLTVWIGFLTSRRKKTKS from the coding sequence ATGCGTTTTCAAAAACTAGGATTGCTGATACTGAGCCTGCTTACCGTCGGTTGGGGAATTCCAACAACTGCTCGAGCTGCTGACCAATCGTCAGGGGATGTACAACAGTCGCATTACTCGGTCACTTTAACGCCACCTACGACACCAACGATCACGACACCTAGTGGTTCGGTTAGTGGGGGACATGACGGCGATCTAGTGAGCGGCGGTGGCGCTGACGATGGTAACCCCGGGACAACTTCGAAGCCCGTCAACACGAGTACTTCGGGTGGTCAGGGGGCTACCGCGAGTCCGGCGACGGGCAGCAGCCCAACCAACCAGACTTCGAAGGGCCGCTTACCTCAGACTTCTGAGGCGTGGTTCGGCTTAGGTACGATGGCCGGTATCATATTGTTGCTTACGGTTTGGATAGGATTTTTGACGAGTAGACGGAAAAAGACAAAAAGTTGA
- a CDS encoding UDP-N-acetylglucosamine 1-carboxyvinyltransferase, whose amino-acid sequence MKKMIIHGGQRLSGEVTIGGAKNSTVALIPAAILADTPVRFDMVPDILDVHNLMLILKSMNVQSTFEDGVLTIDPTEIVEAPLPSKAIKSLRASYYFMGSLLGRFQRATLSFPGGDNIGPRPIDQHIKAFKALGAQVDEHDGTVRITTGPEGLHGARIFLDMVSVGATINSILAAVKAVGTTVIENAAKEPEIIDIATFLNNMGAHVRGAGTDVIRIEGVPTLRAMNTHTIIPDRIEAGTYLSMAAAVGDGVVLKNVIPEHLEAFTAKMIEMGVPLEINEDSIYVPRSEELQPIQVKTMPFPGFATDLQQPLTPLLFKADGSSVVIDTIYPKRIKHIAELRKMGAHIRSEEGTIIIDPSDELVGSQVQAGEIRAGASLVIAGLMAEGDTEISQADNILRGYDRIVEKLTALNADVEIVDDSLVENGQD is encoded by the coding sequence ATGAAGAAAATGATTATTCATGGCGGCCAGCGCCTTTCTGGAGAAGTGACGATTGGCGGCGCCAAAAATAGCACAGTAGCATTAATTCCGGCAGCGATTCTAGCTGATACTCCAGTGCGTTTTGATATGGTACCGGATATCCTCGATGTGCATAACTTAATGCTTATTTTAAAATCAATGAATGTGCAATCAACCTTTGAAGATGGGGTCCTCACCATTGACCCGACGGAAATCGTCGAAGCACCGTTACCCAGCAAGGCTATCAAGAGCTTGCGTGCGTCGTATTATTTTATGGGGTCCTTGTTGGGGCGGTTCCAACGGGCCACGCTGAGTTTTCCTGGCGGCGACAACATTGGGCCACGGCCAATTGACCAACACATCAAGGCGTTCAAGGCCTTGGGTGCTCAGGTTGATGAGCACGACGGAACGGTCCGTATCACTACAGGACCAGAAGGCCTGCATGGTGCGCGGATCTTCTTGGATATGGTTTCGGTTGGTGCAACGATCAACTCGATTTTGGCTGCAGTTAAAGCAGTTGGGACGACGGTGATTGAAAACGCCGCGAAGGAACCGGAAATCATTGATATCGCTACTTTCCTGAACAACATGGGGGCGCACGTTCGTGGTGCCGGTACTGACGTGATTCGGATCGAAGGCGTTCCAACGTTACGGGCGATGAACACTCATACCATTATTCCCGACCGAATCGAAGCGGGGACATACTTGTCCATGGCGGCGGCCGTTGGGGATGGTGTGGTGTTAAAGAATGTGATTCCAGAACACTTAGAGGCCTTTACCGCTAAGATGATTGAAATGGGCGTCCCTTTGGAGATCAACGAAGACAGTATTTATGTACCGCGGTCCGAGGAGTTGCAGCCCATTCAGGTCAAGACGATGCCATTTCCTGGCTTTGCCACGGATTTACAGCAACCGTTGACGCCGCTGTTATTTAAGGCAGACGGGAGTAGTGTGGTTATTGATACCATCTATCCTAAGCGCATTAAGCATATCGCTGAGTTACGGAAGATGGGGGCCCACATTCGTTCGGAAGAGGGCACCATCATCATCGATCCGAGCGACGAATTAGTGGGCAGCCAAGTTCAGGCTGGCGAGATTCGGGCTGGGGCGTCGCTGGTAATTGCCGGTTTGATGGCTGAAGGTGACACCGAAATCAGTCAGGCGGATAATATTCTGCGCGGTTATGATCGAATTGTCGAAAAATTAACGGCGCTAAACGCCGATGTAGAAATCGTTGATGATAGCTTGGTTGAAAACGGCCAAGATTAA